Proteins encoded together in one Drosophila albomicans strain 15112-1751.03 chromosome 2R, ASM965048v2, whole genome shotgun sequence window:
- the LOC117576114 gene encoding serine protease grass, which produces MPRRCFLVTFVTLVVACLAGPSLAAYADECNTPNGQPGQCLPFSSCSDIEQQLLAAQKSGERIAPEYASYLQKAACGEIDNVRHFCCANNQIQHNSKVMELFKADDFSCGTILNQRVANGYEVQLSSRPWMALLRYQSLGQSRFLCGGTLISNRYILTAAHCVYGYQDQLYEIRLGEHRISTERDCRQQGRKEKCAPPVNDLGIEKILLHEKYDSKTNINDIALLRLNATVAFQKHIKPICLPITDELKQQAETLSDYFVTGWGTTENGSSSDVLLQASVPIQPRSACSRAYRRDVPDSQLCVGGGDLQDSCKGDSGGPLQAPALYLDMYKLRMVEFGIVSMGVISCGQISLPGLYTNVAQYVQWITDTMARNGL; this is translated from the exons ATGCCTCGTCGCTGCTTCCTCGTCACGTTCGTCACCCTCGTCGTCGCCTGTTTAGCTGGACCGAGTCTAGCTG CCTACGCCGATGAGTGTAATACTCCGAATGGACAGCCCGGCCAGTGCTTGCCGTTCTCCTCCTGCTCCGACATTGAGCAGCAGCTCTTGGCTGCCCAGAAGTCAGGCGAGCGTATCGCCCCCGAGTACGCCAGCTACCTGCAGAAGGCGGCCTGTGGCGAGATCGACAATGTG CGTCACTTTTGCTGCGCCAACAACCAGATCCAGCACAACTCCAAGGTCATGGAGCTGTTCAAAGCCGACGACTTTAGCTGCGGCACCATTCTCAACCAGCGTGTGGCCAATGGCTACGAGGTGCAGCTCTCCTCCCGACCCTGGATGGCGCTGCTGCGCTATCAGAGCTTGGGGCAATCTCGCTTCCTATGCGGCGGCACGCTTATCTCCAACC gTTACATTCTGACTGCCGCTCATTGTGTTTATGGTTACCAGGATCAGCT CTACGAGATTCGCTTGGGCGAGCATCGCATCTCCACGGAGAGGGATTGCCGACAGCAGGGACGCAAGGAGAAGTGCGCGCCGCCAGTAAATGATCTGGGCATCGAGAAAATCCTGCTACATGAGAAGTACGATTCCAAGACCAACATCAACGACATTGCGTTGCTCCGTTTGAACGCTACAGTCGCTTTCCAAA AACACATAAAGCCCATCTGCCTGCCCATCACTGATGAGCTGAAGCAGCAGGCGGAGACGCTCTCCGATTACTTCGTCACAGGCTGGGGCACCACAGAGAACGGCTCCTCTTCGGATGTGCTGCTGCAGGCCAGTGTACCCATCCAGCCACGTTCAGCTTGCTCACGCGCCTATCGTCGAGATGTGCCTGATTCCCAACTCTGCGTTGGCGGAGGGGATCTCCAGGACTCCTGTAAAGGCGACTCTGGTGGCCCACTGCAGGCGCCAGCTCTCTACTTGGACATGTACAAGCTGCGCATGGTGGAGTTTGGCATTGTCAGCATGGGCGTCATATCCTGTGGCCAGATCAGCCTGCCGGGTCTTTATACCAATGTGGCGCAATACGTGCAGTGGATAACGGACACAATGGCCAGAAATGGTCTATAG